Below is a genomic region from Brassica rapa cultivar Chiifu-401-42 chromosome A08, CAAS_Brap_v3.01, whole genome shotgun sequence.
TGCACCTTGGAATCCATATATTGCACCAAGATAACAGTGGTTGTAACATAATCAGATTCATCTTGAAAGAAGAAACCATTTGTGCAAATCATTAAAGAATCCTAGAGAAAAGATTGTTACATTGTTAGTTAACACTTTGAAGTTTCTCCTCTCTCTGATCTTCATCACTCTTATCAACATTTCTTAAATGACATCTGAAACTAACAAAGTAAGCTGTGTGTCAATTCAGACATTGTTAGCATATGTCATTGAGTTTCTTTGAGCTGGAGAAGTTGCCTTCTTTTGAGAACCAAGAAGACAACAACCAAGACCTGCAACATTGCTGCTAACCCTGCAAAGACTAGTCCCACCGTCTCCCCTTTGTTTAATCCACCTCTCTTTGGTTCATCTGGTGATCCAAACCTCCGTGGCTCAGGAGGCGGTGGAAGGGATTCTGACCTGGGCTGCGGAGGCTGCTGTTGAGGAGTAGGTGAAGGCAGAGGCGCAATTGTCTCTGCTACTGGAGGTGGTGGAAAAATGTCTGTCACATTAACAAGTGGTGGAGGTGCAGAAgaaggcggtggtggtggtggaggtggtggtggcggaggaggtggtggtggtggtggtggaggtggaggtggaggaggtggtggtggaggtggagaTTGTGTAAAGAAAGGTGGTTCTTGTGATCTGACGAGGAGGAAACATAAAGATAGGGAGAGAAACAAAATGTGGAGGAGGCTCCAATGTCTCAACACAGAATCAAGAAAAGCCATTTATCAAGAGAATGAATCAAAAAcgttttccttttcttctttaCCGCAAACCAAATGTGACATCTGGagatgaagaaagaaaaaaggaagAACAGAAACAGAGAAATGGAGGAAGTGGGCTGGATTCAGAAAGAAGAATTAATCCAGTAACCAATCGTGAAGTCTGTGACAAAATTAAATTCTGAGGAATCAAGGTGAGAGAAAATACAACTAAGACAAcattcagagagagagagagaaatggtaaacattatttcCCGGGAattatagagagagaaaataacaGACTTACTTATTTGAGCTAAATATGGTTGGTAACAAGTTCagttaaatttttgtttaacttTGTGCACAAAAAAAGATAAGGCATGGGCATTCAAAatattcggttcggttcaggttGGGTTTTATAGGTTCTGATTCCTTCGGAATTTAGAGATTCGGCCATCAAGATTTTTATAATTCTCTGGTTCGGTTTCAGGGTAATTTCTCTCGGTTCTGTTACAAATATTTGATATCTACAAAAATTGTTTCTGGTTTGGATCGTTTTTCTTAATCCAAAAACTGTTAAAATTTAACCAAAAACAGAGCCACGCCCATAATTTTTTGGGATAAATTTAAGAGAAACCAAAGCCAGCAAATGAACAACTCCGGTTAACCAAAACAAAAGTTTGTATGTAAATCTCGAAACTGTACCTTTTGGACGGAAAAGCGGCCTTCTCCAAATGGGGCATAGATGAGCATGTTTGTTATCTGAGCTCACTGATGAGACTTTGTGTTTGCTAAATGTATTAGTGGGATTAAGGATTAGAGGCTGCTGAAAAAGATTGAGAGGGGGGAGAGCGACAGCGACTTCATACATATTCGAAACACAACAATGCTTTTAAGTATAGGCTATTTAGTTATCTTCTTGTCTGAATGACTGATTCCATAaaagccaaaagaaaaaaagatttgaaTTTTGGAAAACTAACTTGTCTACATATCTTGTAAATACAACATCTTTTATTACACGTCGGCTTTAGACGACAagttttaacttaaaaaaaagatggaACTTGTATCACATAATGTGAAGGCATGGAAACTAAACTCTTCTCTGAGCTTTACTTAGAGAGAATTGCAAGCGCATCTCTGGATTTTCTCAACAACGACTTAGCTTCTTCACTCTTCTCTAGTTCAATCAAAGAGTTAATCTCACCCTTGAAATCTACTTCCACAGGATGCAATGTCGACACCTTGCTATACACTTCGATGAGCTCAAGCATGCATTGCGAAGTAGCCACATGAACCTGATGATTTCAATTAAGATTTAGTTTAAAAGACGAGATATTACACTACATTCATTTTGGTTTTCTCAAGTGCATGCAAATGATAATATATGAAGATCAATCAAATATCATTTCCATAGGCAAACCAAACCATTGCTAACAATATACTCTTATCTGTTCTTGTTCTTAAATGTTCTGCTTATCGAAAGGAATAGACCGGCCTTAGTTGAACACACTCCTATACTTCGTCAAAACAAAGGTTCTTCATCCTTTCTAGAACAAAACCTCATAAAGCGCATGATAACTAATTAATGACTTGGGAAGAAGTCTAAAGCAAGTATACCAGAACTAATTAATGAGACTTTACCCCCACTATAACCTAATAAGGACATCAACTTCCAAGCATTAACGTTATCTTTTCCCTAATGATACGACTTCTTGCCGTGAAAGAAAAAACACCAAATCATGAATCttggtttgttttcatttggTGCAATTTATTAGAGAAAATCCAACATAACGCAGACAAGAACATACCTGTGCTATCTTCACTGTGTTTATGCATTCCAGTAGTTTAGGAACCAGCGAGTGAAATAACTGAAAAAAGCAAGCAGAATACTTAGAAAGAAGTCTAAAGTATACACGTGTGGTAGATGTGATTGGTTACCTCATGAGCGAATTTTGTGGCATCACTAGGTAAAGGGCCATCCATAGAGTCATTCCATAGACTCTGAAACCTTGAGCAAAGCTTTCCCAGACATGAAATCCCAGACATTTTTACTGCCAAAGAAGGAAAGTCAGGTTGGTTAAGCCCGTAACAAAACGTTTAATGGAAAATAAAGTGAGAGAAGAAACCAGTACCATTCCATAGAAAACCAGGTGATAAGGAAATTAGAAGAACATGAATCAAATCAGCTTTCCGGCTGATAATGTCATCTACGGTTGCTACTTGGATGCATGACTTGACGCACTCCATAATTTTCTCAAGTGGGACTTGTCCGTCTTCTCCTTTTTCTGATTCTGAAAACAAAGGGTGGAAGAACTATTCAGATTACAAAGACAAGTTTCTGATGGCACAGTGCCTATTTCCTGTATAAGCTATACATTGAGCTAAGGGATGTGTATCATTATGGTTAATCTATAATCTTCTGGAGGCAACATTTTGACGTTAAACTGACTATTTCTACCACAAATTTCCTAATCTTAAGTATATACTCACCCAGCTAAAAGATTCAACAATTTTGACTAAACATAATATCCAATGTGACCAGGAAAATGATGTAAAAGTGCTATCAATCGAAGTATAGGAACAATGGGATTGTCCATTGGTTATGTAACAACCTGTTTTGACAGTATCACTTGCAGACTGGACTTGAGAATTCGTTTTGACGGAGGCAGTATTACACATCTCATATAACATTGGGAAAACGGCACTGAAGAACTCTGGATCGCCAAAAGCTATTATGACCTGAtaacataaaaaacaaaaaaagtcaaATTATTCAAAGGACACACTAACCAAATAACGTTGTGTAAGAACTGCATTATCACATCTCTTCATTTTTGCATAATTAGCCGCAACTTTACTTACCTTCTCCAGGCAAGAAAAGGCTGACTCGCGATATTTCTTGACTTTCTTTCTACATGCAGAACATATCAGATCCAATATGACAGTGGGAGTTTTTGGATCCTCCTTAGTTATTGCCTCGTGGCAAGAGACTGAAAGAGCACCAAGGGCATCCAAAAGAGCATCCTTTCCCTGTGAATACAAGTATTACTTTTAAAAACTAGTGCAGAAAATGTGCCTTTATAGGACAAGTAGAGCAGAGCTCTAACTTTTTACCggagaaacaaaatatttatcgtCTCAAATTTAATCCTTctgttataaatttcatattccaCTTTATTATGAACCACCACGGAAAAGAAAAAGGAAGGTAAATATTAGAATGAAAGAACTGGTCCTACCTCCCATAAGCGTCCAGGCATTTCATTGATAAGACACTGCAGCAATTTGTTGTGTTGCGGCGATAGTGATTCACCCAAGACTTCAGTTAGCTTGGAAATTGCTTTACCAGCCTGAAAGCAAGTTTAAATCATCTATGAATACAACAGCGCCAGCGGCAAAATATCAATTAGtacaaaaaagaaagagaattgCCTTCTTTTTGCTTGCCCACGAGGACGATGTAATGCTCTCACAAATATGATTCACAATTTCTTGCAGAAACAACTGCAACGTGACCCTTTCACCACTTGTGATGTCTTCCCACACCTCCTCAAAGAGGCTTGAAATCTGTTTGTCATCCTCaaatctgaaatttataatAACTATAAGCTTCTCTAATATTGCGAAAATAAGTTTATTCTATAATGAAGTATCTGCGTTATGAAGTATCTGCGTCTAGACAAATCTGTCAAATCTTTGTAAGAGAGAAAAGATACTATCTGCCCAAATTTCAAATCTTACTAGGCGATGGTATTAAACACATGAATCAGACTCAGTGATATGCAGTTCATatggtttatataaaaataaatatagaatatgCAGTTCCTGCCGTTTACCTGGAAAGAAATATGACTGGAACAATAGCCGACTGATGACCGCTCATAATATCAGAAGCTGTAGATGAGAAGCTTTTAAAAAGACTCGCACATGCGATCTGGGAGCTTCTATCACCAGAGTGAAGAGCTGCAGTTTCTTCGATTAAGCTTTGAGCTTGAGAGGGACTAGAATACTTCAATACAACGCCACAAGCACTCGAAAAGGCACGTTTTGCAGCAGAACTTTTCTCCTCCTTGGCGACAGGAAACAAAAGTCTTAGCAGCATTCCAGTGAACGGCTTTATCTCGGTACCTACTTTCTGCACTAGTAATGAGATAAAGCTGGCAACACCAACCctgttgaagaaaaaaaaaattccacgAAATATCAACATCTACAATTAAATATATGAAATCTAATAGTAGAGACAAAAATCATACACTACACTGAAGCAGTTAACCGAGTCCATTAGGAATTTAGGATGGGTAAGAAGGTATGGAATTACGTCACTTATACAAACTAAGTGAATGGCTAAAGTTACTTAAGTCTACCTTATGTGAATTCAGTACTCTCTCGGGAACTCTTTACAAGTCCCAAGTAAAGGTTGTAGAAGAATGAATTCTTTACTGCTAGAATGTTTTGAATAACTGACCTCGTATTGAGGCCAACACCACTTCGAACAAGTTGAGTGAGACGAGGGATCAACTGCTCAAGTGACTCAGTATCCACTATATTAATACAGAGATCAAGAGTTTCCCACATTGGAGAGCCTTTCGAGATTGAAATTCGTAGATTTTCAAGTTTCTCGGTTTCTATGCCAATATTAGCAGCATGCAACTGAAACACGAAAAGTTTAAACTTAATACGATGTCAGGGCAAGCAAAAATTCAAACTGGAGCTGCCGACATTAAATGATACGGTGATACCTCAACATAGTTAAGTCCTTGGTCTTCAAGACTAGACAAACTTTCCAACATACAGCAAACTAAGTCTGATAGATGTGGACGGAGGGCAACTCCTGCACCCTGCAAACGAAAACAAACAGCACAAATCATTTCTGAAGTACAGAACATGCAACGATATACAAGtcaaatttgattaatttttcaTGTTAGGAGTCAAACTGAAAGAACACACATACGTAAAAAGTATAAGATGCTCGTTTGTTTTACTAACATTCATCTTATATATGTCCTCCCAACCAAAAGCACTAAAATTAAACATACCTATTATCTACTATTAATTTCTGCTATCTGGGACTACTGATAACTCAGCTGTATTGAAATAAATATGCTACTATTAATGTCACAATAATATCTTTGAGATACAGACATGATACGGAAACATACCGAAATGCAACAGAAACAAATTATATGAGCACAACTCTCCTAGATCATCAATCTATCAAAGTTAGGGCTAACCTTTGCAAGCTTCATAACAACTGCAATTGAAGCCTTCCGAACACTGCTGACTTTACTCATTATCCCTTCTGAAAGCAAAAACGGGAGAACAATACCCATTGCCTGTCTTGCATCTGATATTTCGGTGAGCGTGATATCACAAATCCTTATTGTTAAGGATGTCACGCTACGACATAACTTATCACCAGCATTTCTCACAGTCTCTTTGATGTCATCCATAGCACGGAAAGCAGCTATCCAAAGTCTTTTCAAATGCTCCCCAACCTTTAATAACATAAGTGTGAAAACAAAAACCACTAAGATAATTTAATGGAACAGTAATGTTAATGTACAAAACAAGAAACAATCATGAAGCTGGGTGTATATGTATCATATACTCCAATGCATATATTATTGTCTATAAAACCAGAACCGTGCTAAATATATGGAGACTAACTTCATATACCAATGCAGTATGCAGACGCGAAGCAACGATAAGCTTAATTTTAATTATCTATTACAAAAAGAAGATCTTACCTGGTCAAATTTCCGACCTTGAATAATATCAGCAAGGGCAAGACAGGATGCCTCACGGGAGCGCCAAAGCCGTGAACCACATTGTACTAGCAGATCATCAAAGATGTGATTCAAATGTTCATCAACAGCTTTCTTAGGGTCTTGTATAAGTGCTTTCCAGATGTGTGCCATAGCATCCTGCCAAGATTACATGAAAGTTagcagttataaaaaaaaagaaataaaaacaccCTTTTGGCCACCTTTTAGTAAACCAACTTTCATTGCTCTTCGtatagaaaaaaagaaagacttGATTCAACAAATCAAAAGAATGTCTACAGGACCTAAGTGATTCTTGCGGCTTGTAAAATAGCAACAGCTCAAatatttcttttgtaaaattgaaCAAGCCACTAATTAAAATAGCAACGAAAATGTGATTATAAATGCTATGAGGTGCCACTCCGTTCAATTTAAACAAGCCAATTTCTAGCCGTTAGACCAAGGATTGAATATACAATGGGTACGATGAAATATTATCAGTATGCAAATAAATTAACAGCATAGACTGAACAATAATATTATGAGCATTTCAGAATCAATAGGGCCCCTATGTGAATAACGCCCGCTAATAACAAGTCATATTCTGGAAACGTAGAAATCTAACCTGCACGTTTTTGTCAGGATCATACTGGTATCGGATCAACCTCGGAATCAACAATCGCAAATGTGGTCGAAGAGCATCTCCTGCTTGTTTGGCTATCTTGGAGAACCCAAAAGCAGCTCCTCTCTTCGAATTAAGAGATGCTTGGTGATTGGCTAAGTGCATAAATTTGTAAATCAAATCTGGTTGCCCCATTTCATTTGCAAGATTACAAAGCTCCTTGTACGTGCTAATCTTCCCTCCACTGGGACTCTCACCGATAGTGCCCTCTTGAAACACTTCAGTCTCTTCATCAAGctggataaaaaaaaaatactttgagGACCAAGTACAAAACCTGGAGTACCATAGGAAGGGCCTCGATGAATAGATTATACCTTTATAGCTCGTTTTCTTTTGCTTGTGCCAGTTAGGGTATTAACCAGAGCATCTACCAGACTTTGCTTCATTGATGAATCACCAAGTTCATAGACAATGCTCATGCCCTGGGATGCCAGCTCCTGTGTAAGTTCATTCTGGTCACCTAACAAGTGTGAGAAAGCCTCCtgcaaaaaattatttatgttaaaCAGCAGTTTGTACAAGCTTCTTCTACCCAGAATGGTGTTCACAGCAGTTACTTGGCAGCAAGAGATGATACCGCGTTTCATGTTAAAATAGTAATGGGCATAACAATTCCAGTATCCAAATGGGTAATACATCTAAACAAATTGGAATGACAAGgtcttgattttctttttggttgTGATGGTACAGGGGAAGTTAACAAATGCCCATGAGTGCAGTAAAAGAATAAGGTTGCAACTACAAAAAGAAGATTAAGTTGCCGCTTGCTAACCTGAATTTTAGGAAGCATTAGTTGTATTGATGGATGTTGCCCACAGTACATGATCAAAGACAGCATCCATACGGTTCCAGCACATCGTTCATCCTTCCTGCTACTGTATAGAAGAGTATCAAAGAGCTTTCCAGAAATTGTTTCTCTGGTCGTGACACGGCTATCTTCATCACCAGTTTTGGCATCAGACAATTTCTTTGACAAAGATTTAACTTCTCGCATCAAAAAATTTGAGTCCGTAGAAAGAGATGTATAATTCGTTTTCAGAATCATATCAGCAGTAACTGGTACACCACCCCAGAGGAAAGATAACGCCTCACCCGCGGCAAACAAAATTTCTTCAGCCTGGCCAACAAAAACAAATGACAAAATATAGAGGCTTATTAAGTTCTCTCTTTAATCGAATAAAAAGGACAGAGGGTAGTGGCTAACAATCCCACCTTAGAGCGTGAAAGGCTAAATAAAAGATCAAGCGCTATCTTCAAGTGCGAAGATGACATTTCATTTGAACAGATATGGCCAAGAGAAAGGGCAATTTTCTGAACTGATTTTATATCATCACCAGAGAGTAGCTTGCTCAATTTTTCTTGCAGAACTTCCAGCACTTGAGTCCCTGATAGAGCAAGTCAATCAACTGAAACTCGGACATACAAGATACAGACAGGCTATTGGTATAAACTGACCTGGACTAGAATCATTAACAAGAAGAGGTAATGGGCCACAGATTCCAATATGGCCCAGAGCTTCCATAGCAACAGAAGCCAGTGGTGCAGTCTCCGAGTTAACAACATCCACCAAGCATTTAACCGCATTTTGAACAACCGCTTCAGAAACCTGTTTAGCGGAAATTCTAATCATGATACTATCAAAACATTGAAAGTATGTAGCcatttcaaaaacaaatgttGAGACTTATTAAGCTGGCAAACGTGATTTAGCACTAACGCACAAGATTTAGCCCGTGATTGGTGTCTAATAATTGTAGTACAGCGTATCAAAAACTACTACATCGGACAGACATTTCCTAAAAGAGAAAGGAAAGATAAACCAAGAGATCTGAAGAGTGACAGATCAGACTTCTGCATTAGCTATTTTATTTATCTGAAGCAAAATTTTGAAGAATGGACATGAAGAGAACAAATGAGAAGAAAGAGGAACAGCATCTTCTTAACTGTTTTAGTAATTCAATGGTAAGAATTGCCAGAGGGACTAGTATATTCATTAGAACCACCAAGCCATGTCAATTTATTCTCATTTTATTTTTCCGAATTGCAAATAAGACAATAAGTTTCTTTGCCAATGGGTTATTTCTACGTGAAGCAAACCACCTCGTAAATGGAAACGGTTCCTAAACAAGAGAGCTCGATGTTACGGCTAAATTTGTGACTTAGCATGTCCAAGCAACTAAATAGTCAAGGATGGGCAGTAACAGTATCTGGATGTCACACCACAGGCTAATTAGGATGCAACAAAAGAAAGACATATAGGATTCAGATTCATAGTACCAGGGATATCACCAAACTTATGCCACAACAATCATATAAGTGGGTATaagaaaatcaaaatcactTACAGCGGGTATTCTATATAAGCAGTGTGCTGAAACATATCCTACAGCGCATAACCCCCCATGGTGTGCCTCGAACCTAAGAAATCAAAAGGTTAGCTTTAAAAAATGATGAAGTGTCTACTTCCTGCAGCCACAAGCTTAGTTGCAACATAGATtccaaaagaaaagaacaacACCTTAACTTCTGCGGCGGTTGAGAAACCGAAGCTATCAATTCAGAAAGCAAGGAACATGATTCGGCATCAGAAAGAGCACAGGATGCCATTCCGAGTAATCGTGATGCAGATTCACGAGTACTCAAGTCTGTATGACTAAGCAGACGCCTTAGCCATACAACTTTTTGAGAACAGTAAACTTCAACCATCTTCATGTGAAGAAAAAAAGATGGACGGTTAGTTTAGAACAGAATAGATTTGATCTGCgaaaagaggaaaaaaagaggaaaatgaAAGAATAATCAGAAAGCAGACCTCCGGAAGGTAAGAGCCAACTGAAACCAAAGCTTTGGAAGCGCAAGCATGCAACTCAGCCGAGCCTTCGAATGCCAGGGAATGTTCCAATAACAAACACATTCTTTCCGCCGAAGACAAAAATTCAGTCCCAACTGCCTGGGTATTGATCTCCTCCATCTGTAACTCAAAACACTTCACTAGAAACTTAATCATGACCACATATACTTGCGACGGAAAGAGAAGTTTCTGGCTTCTCATTTCTGATGAATCCAACAGTTTGGGCTGTTGCTTGAGAATGTACTCCAGCATCTCAACGAACTTTGGGTATTTGTGGTCATGATTAGAGACTAAACTGCGACCTTCTTCTTTCAGAAAGAGTCCTTCAAGTGCTAGTTCCCTGAACGTAGAAAAATGGAATAATACACATCAATTCAATAATTATCAAGAACCAGAAACAAATGAAGCATTGTCGATTATGTCATGGTGGATCCACGGAAGAGGATTTGTTTCAGCATGAAAGTCATCCTGTCAGTCCGTCAAATGCCTAATCTTAAGGTATACAGAACTCACAAATTTACTACACCACTGGAATGAAAAGAGCAGACTAAAAAGATTGTATACCCTCCACTATAAAACGTTCAAgcactttttttttacatcaaagTTCAAACACTAACGCTCAATTAGGAGCCCTTCCTAATAAGCCGAATTTTATTTCAGATTtgaattgttataaaatatgtgTGTACCAGTAAGAAGAACCTATTAGGAGGTTAATAAAAACAGACCTGGAGAGCTTTCTCCGTAAACATTCTAAACTCATTTTTCGCAATTCAACATGCAACAATCACAACAGTACGCAATGACATAAGATAAAATCCAGTACCTTATATCTAGCTTCATATCTGCTGCACTGAGCATGCAAATATACAGACTTGGACAATGTTGTGAATCATACAAAGAAGTTGCCCATCGCAACGCACAAAACCTTGCTTCATTTTGTTCCTGTCCAATATAAGCCACAAagataacatattttatataatcgAGAAAACTTGGTAACAAAATCGAACTCAGTGGCGCAATTAgctaaataaattatatctgAAAAGTATCCATACCGCCAAAGAATTTTCTAACAGAAGCACCTCCAAATCCTTGAGAATTTTCTCTGGGGAGTCCTAAAGAGATGATTACCAAAACTGACATGGTTAGTTTCCAAAAGAATACAAAACAGAAAAGGATAGCATAAGCTTTTGATGCCAGAAGATCAAAACGGAAAATGAGAAGATTAATCGTGGACATAACTTTAAACTAGCAAACCTTGTATGCAGCAGCAAGAGATATGATTGCCTCCTGGATAGTTGAACGAAGAGATTGGGTTTCTAACTTCAATGCGTTAAAAAGACGAACTGCCATTTCAGTCTTTTCCCTGTAAGTTAAGTTCACAACAAATAAAATGTCAGTTAAATGACAGCAATGTAGGGCAATAGAATGAATTCCTTACCTAAAAAGCTGAGGCAAACGTTGTGCAATCAAACCAATAGCTtgaaaagaaaatgttttgGTCTCCCTTGATAGAGCATCTGAAGGAAAGcataacatatttatttaaatccaCTTTTGAACAAGGAAACTAAGGACTTTTTCCTAAAAAGCTGACCTGCTTCTGAGCCTGTTCCGTCGAGCATTTTCAGAATAGCGTTCAGTATAACAGGGCCCATAAGTTTCAGTTGATCTATTTTTCCCTGCATTTCAATAAAAAAGTCCAATGACACAAGTATTAGCAAATTCAGAAAGAAAGACTCGAAAACCCAAAATGAAAAAGAGAAGGGGTCATCGTCAGATATTAGTATGTCCTTCATGGCATTTTCTATAATAACATCTAACATTGAGTTAAGAAGAAGATATTGAGTTATTTCTTCACAAAAAGAATGAATATGTATTTCATACTCCCTACTATTGCACAAAACAAACATAATAGCAAGCTGAAGCATTTAAAAGAATGACTTTACATGCTTAAAAACCCACACGGTGAACTCCATTCCCATTTGCTTTAGCCTTAAGGTCGTTCCACTTCCTGTCCCATGAAAGCAAGGCAGATAGCAAAAGTACTCAGTAATCaacatgaaaaaacaaaaaatgaaaaacccaATTCATAGAGAACATGTAACTCTTTTAACTGCACCAAGAGACTAAATAATTCCTGATCAGTAATAATTGAATCCTCTTCAACGATAAACTAGCGTCAGGAACCAACTAAATTATTCTTACAATAGTCAAAATGCAGATCATTGATTTTTTTCTAAGAAGCTTGTAGCGGCTGTAGTTCAACCTGTTTTGTTTTAATTCGACTGACTATATAGACTATTTATGAACAAACAATATATTCCCTATCTAACTAAACAGATGTATATACAGACCATGGTCACAGAAATCTTTTACCACTAGACAGTCCAATTTTGTAAGTATGACATATATTAAACAACATACCATACATACAACCAAATATGCACTGCAATGTGGCAGGAAAACTATTTGCGGCTGCGATAGAACGACAGAAACCAGACATGAGCTTCATTTTCAAGGCTATGTTTCCTGGAGCTACACTATGTTCTGGAGTAGCATGTTCTGTGGCAGTAGTGCCTGCATACATATCAAATTGATGAATGTGAACTTAGCATGGTCACCGAAAAAATACCCAAACACGGGAAGAAAACCCTCAACACTCCAGATCTCCCAAAATTTATACGAATTTGTATTACATCAGACATGATAAATTTGCAATAGAGTCTGTATAGTCGAGGATGAGCCCTAGGCATGTCATCCACGAACCTTAGGGTAGACATAGACCTGATCCTAGATGCTAGGACCGGAttaaataaatctcattttTATGCTTTCTTCGAGTAAGTGTGATTTCAgtgtgcaaaaaaaaaaactaattaaattgtTGGAGAAAAGGACCACGTACCATTGAATAGTAAGAAGAGTCTCTTTATCAACTTGGGATCATCCAAATTCGTTACAGAAGCTTTCTTTTTAAGAAGCTCTTCCCCTCTTTTAGCTACGGGTTCTTGACTTGAATGATTTTTACCAACAAATTCACACAAACTCTCAGAGGCACGAAAGAGTATAAATGCAGTGCAAAAAAGGCAATGATAAAATAGTATTTCATGTCATATAACAGAAACAAAGCATATAATGCCTGTAAAAACGGAAAGCATACCTATCCACTGATGCAGCAATGTACAACGGATATATGGATTCACCAGGCAAATCCATGGTTCCAACGACATTCAAGATCCCCAACTGCGTAAGAGAATGATAGATTTATTTATCAGAAAATCCTTAGTGACCAATGTATAGCTTGGCAGCAACAGAAAGAGATACGTTTCAGGTTACTTAACAGACCTTTCTTTTGGTAAGCATGTCCCCTTTCAATTCTTGCTTTCCCGT
It encodes:
- the LOC103832729 gene encoding leucine-rich repeat extensin-like protein 3, with product MAFLDSVLRHWSLLHILFLSLSLCFLLVRSQEPPFFTQSPPPPPPPPPPPPPPPPPPPPPPPPPPPPPPSSAPPPLVNVTDIFPPPPVAETIAPLPSPTPQQQPPQPRSESLPPPPEPRRFGSPDEPKRGGLNKGETVGLVFAGLAAMLQVLVVVFLVLKRRQLLQLKETQ